A stretch of the Archangium violaceum genome encodes the following:
- a CDS encoding ATPase, T2SS/T4P/T4SS family, which translates to MFLVTLEEKGGGTEQIEFEQNEITIGRLAGNDIVLAKGNVSKYHSKIIAKDGKFIVVDMKSTNGTFVNGKKIAGPQVVKPSDQIFIGDYIINVEPLEESGAMTRTAPPEEEYYEEDQGYDEGGGAQAGAYEEEPYEEPPPPQPAANARMPASLASALAKNKKRVDPRLEAYTRLQKEIHDRLIEYLDLRRMDMDRLGDDELWRRTEKAIRDIIDQMEADGELPSEVDREELLTDVINEALGLGPLEAFLASDEISEIMVNHANQIYIERKGKLVLSEKTFSSNQAVLGVIERIVAPIGRRIDESSPLVDARLKDGSRVNAIIPPLALKGPCITIRKFKKDSLKIQDLIKYKTVTAQMAEFLEMCVKARKNIVISGGTGSGKTTTLNIISSFIPEDERIVTVEDAAELQLPQDHWVQLESRPPNLEGKGAITIRDLVKNCLRMRPDRIVVGECRAGETLDMLQAMNTGHDGSLTTLHANTPRDAIARLETMVLMSGMELPVKAIREQIASAVHIIVQQTRFSDGTRKICYITEIAGMEVDIVTLQDIFYYKQEGFTDDGKVRGRFVASGFVPKFYDDLQRKGIPVNMSIFRED; encoded by the coding sequence ATGTTTCTCGTCACGCTCGAGGAGAAGGGCGGAGGTACCGAGCAGATCGAGTTCGAACAGAACGAGATCACCATCGGCCGCCTCGCTGGGAACGACATCGTCCTCGCCAAGGGCAACGTCTCCAAGTACCACTCGAAGATCATCGCCAAGGACGGCAAGTTCATCGTCGTGGACATGAAGTCCACGAACGGCACCTTCGTGAACGGCAAGAAAATCGCCGGGCCGCAGGTGGTGAAGCCGAGCGATCAGATCTTCATCGGCGACTACATCATCAACGTGGAGCCCCTGGAGGAGTCCGGCGCCATGACGCGCACGGCGCCTCCCGAGGAGGAGTACTACGAGGAGGATCAGGGGTACGACGAGGGTGGGGGCGCGCAGGCGGGCGCCTACGAGGAGGAGCCGTACGAGGAGCCTCCGCCCCCACAGCCCGCGGCCAACGCGCGCATGCCGGCCTCGCTGGCCTCGGCCCTGGCGAAGAACAAGAAGCGCGTGGACCCCCGGCTGGAGGCCTATACCCGGCTCCAGAAGGAGATCCACGACCGCCTGATCGAGTACCTCGATCTGCGCCGCATGGACATGGACCGGCTCGGCGACGACGAGCTGTGGCGGCGCACCGAGAAGGCCATCCGCGACATCATCGACCAGATGGAGGCGGATGGAGAGCTCCCGTCCGAGGTGGACCGGGAGGAGCTGCTCACCGACGTCATCAACGAGGCGCTGGGCCTGGGGCCCCTCGAGGCGTTCCTCGCGTCGGATGAGATCAGCGAGATCATGGTGAACCACGCCAACCAGATCTACATCGAGCGCAAGGGCAAGCTCGTCCTGTCCGAGAAGACGTTCAGCTCGAACCAGGCGGTGCTCGGCGTCATCGAGCGGATCGTGGCGCCCATCGGCCGGCGCATCGACGAGTCCAGCCCGCTGGTGGACGCGCGCCTCAAGGACGGCAGCCGCGTCAACGCCATCATCCCGCCGCTGGCGCTCAAGGGCCCCTGCATCACCATCCGCAAGTTCAAGAAGGACTCGCTGAAGATCCAGGATCTCATCAAGTACAAGACCGTCACCGCGCAGATGGCCGAGTTCCTGGAGATGTGCGTCAAGGCGCGCAAGAACATCGTCATCTCGGGCGGCACGGGCTCGGGCAAGACGACGACGCTCAACATCATCAGCTCCTTCATCCCCGAGGACGAGCGCATCGTCACCGTGGAGGACGCGGCCGAGCTGCAGCTGCCGCAGGATCACTGGGTGCAGCTGGAGAGCCGTCCGCCCAACCTGGAAGGCAAGGGCGCCATCACCATCCGCGACCTGGTGAAGAACTGCCTGCGCATGCGGCCGGACCGGATCGTCGTGGGCGAGTGCCGCGCCGGTGAGACGCTGGACATGCTCCAGGCGATGAACACGGGCCACGACGGCTCGCTCACCACGCTGCACGCCAACACGCCGCGCGACGCCATCGCCCGGCTGGAGACGATGGTGCTGATGAGCGGCATGGAGCTGCCGGTGAAGGCCATCCGCGAGCAGATCGCCAGCGCCGTTCACATCATCGTTCAGCAGACGCGCTTCTCGGATGGGACGCGGAAGATCTGCTACATCACCGAGATCGCCGGCATGGAGGTGGACATCGTCACCCTCCAGGACATCTTCTATTACAAGCAGGAAGGCTTCACGGACGACGGGAAGGTGCGCGGGCGCTTCGTGGCGAGTGGCTTCGTGCCCAAGTTCTACGATGACCTGCAGCGCAAGGGCATTCCCGTCAACATGAGCATCTTCCGCGAGGACTGA
- a CDS encoding pilus assembly protein N-terminal domain-containing protein, translated as MLGRFTQVAALGALLALFAADTARAQDSSIINLGVGTQKVITVPGTTRIALGDPSVAEVKAIASNQILISGTSEGKTTLLVWKSSGQRVSYLITVRKQDLGEVSSELKKLLGEIEGVTVRTVGDRIYLEGQAYTAADAERIEQVVSLYPNVKSFVKVAPNAKKLVAQNLTAAFQKAGLRNVQVNVVGSTIFLEGSVESQQDLQKSELIVKAVGEKVENLLVVGIKRMILSEVQFVEIRRNSRDRYGIKYPTDITGTAAASATITQDLFPGTFGSGQGGLSFSAGADFSVGFQANDGYGRLLAQPKLVCASGEKAEFLAGGEVPIPLITQNQFSVEYKPYGVILNLRPTADRNGNIQTEIEAEASELDSSVAVSFGGSAAIPGFRSRKVKTNVTVRHGETIVLSGVFSHDEQKAVSKLPGLGHIPIIGELFKNRAFDSTKRELVIFVTPRIVNPDSDKIRTIIEDVKSRYKQARSEVNFNIFD; from the coding sequence ATGCTTGGACGCTTCACGCAGGTGGCCGCGCTCGGCGCCTTGCTGGCCCTGTTCGCGGCGGACACCGCGCGGGCACAGGACAGCAGCATCATCAACCTCGGCGTGGGCACCCAGAAGGTGATCACCGTGCCCGGCACCACCCGGATCGCCCTGGGAGATCCCAGCGTCGCCGAGGTGAAGGCCATTGCCAGCAACCAGATCCTCATCAGTGGCACCTCCGAGGGCAAGACGACGCTCCTGGTCTGGAAGAGCTCCGGCCAGCGCGTCAGCTACCTCATCACGGTGCGCAAGCAGGACCTGGGCGAGGTCTCCTCCGAGCTCAAGAAGCTGCTCGGGGAGATCGAAGGCGTCACCGTGCGCACGGTGGGTGACCGCATCTACCTGGAGGGTCAGGCCTACACCGCGGCGGACGCGGAGCGCATCGAGCAGGTGGTGTCGCTCTACCCGAACGTGAAGAGCTTCGTGAAGGTGGCGCCCAACGCCAAGAAGCTGGTGGCGCAGAACCTCACCGCGGCCTTCCAGAAGGCGGGGCTGCGCAACGTGCAGGTGAACGTGGTGGGCTCCACCATCTTCCTGGAGGGCTCCGTGGAGAGCCAGCAGGACCTGCAGAAGTCCGAGCTCATCGTCAAGGCGGTGGGCGAGAAGGTGGAGAACCTGCTCGTCGTCGGCATCAAGCGGATGATCCTCTCCGAGGTGCAGTTCGTGGAGATCCGCCGCAACTCGAGGGATCGCTACGGGATCAAATACCCCACCGACATCACCGGCACCGCGGCGGCCTCGGCCACCATCACGCAGGATCTGTTCCCCGGCACCTTCGGCTCGGGACAGGGCGGCCTGTCGTTCAGCGCCGGCGCGGACTTCTCGGTGGGCTTCCAGGCCAACGATGGTTACGGCCGGCTGCTCGCCCAGCCCAAGCTGGTGTGCGCCAGCGGTGAGAAGGCCGAGTTCCTCGCGGGTGGCGAGGTGCCCATCCCCCTCATCACCCAGAACCAGTTCTCCGTGGAGTACAAGCCCTACGGCGTCATCCTCAACCTGCGCCCCACCGCGGACCGCAACGGAAACATCCAGACGGAGATCGAGGCCGAGGCCAGCGAGCTCGACTCCTCGGTGGCCGTGTCCTTCGGCGGCTCGGCGGCCATCCCCGGCTTCCGTTCCCGCAAGGTGAAGACGAACGTCACCGTGCGTCACGGCGAGACGATCGTCCTGTCGGGCGTCTTCAGCCACGACGAGCAGAAGGCCGTCTCCAAGCTGCCGGGCCTGGGCCACATCCCCATCATCGGCGAGCTCTTCAAGAACCGCGCCTTCGACTCCACCAAGCGCGAGCTGGTCATCTTCGTGACGCCCCGCATCGTCAACCCGGACTCGGACAAGATCCGGACGATCATCGAGGACGTGAAGAGCCGCTACAAGCAGGCCCGCTCCGAGGTCAACTTCAACATCTTCGACTGA
- a CDS encoding A24 family peptidase codes for MTPSHIALWTLLGVALVISVATDVLRRQILDVVTYPLMAVALGVRVWAEGVGDLETGLVSGLVSGVGLALLLLPAALRGKMGWGDVKLMGGVGAVLGFPLVMAAAAFISLVGALQAVVTLLWQGAVWETLGDMLRRWAVRVRLMHEGAVSGPRRHIPYGVAIALGTFWAMWWQHDRLG; via the coding sequence ATGACTCCCTCTCACATCGCGCTCTGGACCCTGTTGGGAGTGGCGCTGGTGATCTCGGTGGCCACGGACGTGCTGCGCCGCCAGATCCTGGACGTCGTCACGTACCCGCTGATGGCGGTGGCGCTGGGCGTGCGCGTGTGGGCCGAGGGCGTGGGCGATCTGGAGACGGGGCTGGTGAGTGGCCTCGTGTCCGGGGTGGGGCTGGCGCTGTTGCTGCTGCCGGCGGCGCTGCGCGGGAAGATGGGTTGGGGAGACGTGAAGTTGATGGGGGGCGTGGGGGCGGTGCTGGGTTTTCCCCTGGTGATGGCGGCGGCGGCCTTCATCTCCCTGGTGGGGGCGCTCCAGGCGGTGGTGACCCTGCTGTGGCAGGGCGCCGTCTGGGAGACGCTGGGGGACATGTTGAGGCGGTGGGCCGTACGGGTCCGGCTGATGCACGAGGGCGCGGTGAGCGGGCCCCGGCGTCACATCCCGTATGGTGTGGCGATCGCTCTGGGTACTTTCTGGGCCATGTGGTGGCAGCACGACAGATTGGGGTAG
- a CDS encoding FHA domain-containing protein has protein sequence MIDQNSRPARKVGIADHLWETYEDMAQQMGSDRDALINQALFMFARLNGFIEVARPGRSEAPGMGVASRAAAPAPAPAAARSAPPVLQPVSGGAPARSPPPALRDDTPLPAPAPQRPSARLEERPPANALDNDPARREVAERVLETAAELERLIKGKSSEPREELDEEPLPEDSDDPGMDMAAHDEPMADDEPLPEDEPMDEEPMDEPGGSALILTMDNAEPQTITKERFVIGRGKHCDLMINSGKVSREHAVIVREGDDFFIEDLGSSNGTWFNKQRIKRRKIEDGDEYFICSERVRLSYA, from the coding sequence ATGATCGACCAGAACTCCCGCCCCGCCCGCAAGGTAGGCATCGCCGACCACCTGTGGGAGACCTACGAAGACATGGCCCAGCAGATGGGCTCGGATCGTGACGCGCTCATCAATCAGGCGCTGTTCATGTTCGCCCGCCTCAACGGCTTCATCGAGGTGGCGCGGCCGGGTCGCTCCGAGGCCCCGGGCATGGGGGTGGCCTCGCGTGCCGCCGCTCCGGCCCCGGCGCCCGCCGCCGCCAGGTCCGCCCCGCCCGTGCTGCAGCCCGTCAGTGGTGGCGCGCCCGCCAGGTCGCCGCCCCCGGCGCTCCGGGACGACACGCCGCTGCCCGCCCCGGCTCCGCAGCGGCCCTCCGCGCGTCTCGAGGAGCGTCCGCCCGCCAATGCCCTGGACAATGATCCCGCCCGCCGCGAGGTGGCCGAGCGTGTCCTGGAGACGGCCGCCGAGCTCGAGCGCCTCATCAAGGGCAAGAGCAGCGAGCCTCGCGAGGAGCTCGACGAGGAGCCGCTGCCCGAGGATTCCGACGACCCCGGCATGGACATGGCCGCGCACGACGAGCCCATGGCAGATGACGAGCCGCTGCCCGAGGACGAGCCCATGGACGAGGAGCCCATGGACGAGCCCGGTGGGAGCGCCCTCATCCTCACCATGGACAACGCCGAGCCCCAGACCATCACCAAGGAGCGGTTCGTGATCGGTCGCGGCAAGCACTGCGACCTGATGATCAACTCCGGCAAGGTGTCTCGCGAGCACGCCGTCATCGTCCGGGAGGGCGACGACTTCTTCATCGAGGACCTGGGCTCGTCCAACGGCACCTGGTTCAACAAGCAGCGCATCAAGCGCCGCAAGATCGAAGACGGCGACGAGTACTTCATCTGCAGCGAGCGGGTGCGGCTCTCCTACGCCTGA
- the glyS gene encoding glycine--tRNA ligase subunit beta has product MASDLLLEIGAEEIPASFIVPALEDLKRVITERAAEARLKHGEVRTYGTPRRLAVWVKDVTDRGEDITREVLGPSAKAAFDKDGKPTKAAEKFAESQKVSVDALLRVQTPKGEYLGAKVEEKGRPAADIFKEILHAAVHGINFRKTMRWGDVDQAFARPVQWVVALLGSEVLPVVLGDVRSGRTTYGHRFLSPGAIELSKPSDYEAALERANVVPDIARRRAQLVEKVRAAAQQAGGKLMEDESLVDQVTNLVELPSPVVGSFEERHLELPPEVLVQEMKSHQRYFSVVDGNGKLLPRFIAVSNTPVRDVNLSLRGYQRVLRARLADGRFFFDEDRKTPLAARTEKLARVVWQGQLGSYAEKVERFRSLAVKLAGWTGHGGLQSTIERASTLAKADLVTGMVGEFPELQGVMGREYARASGEPEAVALAIFEHYLPRSAEDSLPTQDAGALIGLADRLDTLCGIFAIGKGPSGAADPFALRRACLSVIRIVLGRGYRFSLSQAVDAALEQLGPKIANVKRKAGEPAPREQVLEFFRGRLKALWTEQYRTDVVEAVLSAGYDDLVAAHKRLQALASIVGQADFAPLAAAFKRVVNIVEKQGKDVSRGGVDSQRLTDDAERQLHSAYVQARNRVADQVKADDFSGALKEITGLKPTVDTFFDKVMVMAEDRELRENRIRLLTEIGTLFNQVADFSKIQSEA; this is encoded by the coding sequence GTGGCAAGTGATCTGCTCCTGGAGATCGGCGCCGAGGAGATCCCCGCGTCGTTCATCGTCCCGGCGCTCGAGGATCTCAAGCGCGTCATCACCGAGCGCGCGGCCGAGGCGCGGCTGAAGCACGGCGAGGTGCGCACCTACGGCACGCCGCGGCGGCTCGCGGTGTGGGTGAAGGACGTGACGGACCGGGGCGAGGACATCACCCGCGAGGTGCTCGGCCCGAGCGCGAAGGCGGCCTTCGACAAGGACGGCAAGCCCACCAAGGCGGCGGAGAAGTTCGCCGAGAGCCAGAAGGTGTCGGTGGACGCGCTGCTGCGCGTGCAGACGCCCAAGGGCGAGTACCTGGGGGCGAAGGTGGAGGAGAAGGGCCGCCCGGCGGCGGACATCTTCAAGGAGATCCTCCACGCGGCGGTGCACGGCATCAACTTCCGCAAGACGATGCGCTGGGGTGACGTGGACCAGGCCTTCGCGCGCCCCGTGCAGTGGGTGGTGGCGCTGCTGGGGAGTGAGGTGCTGCCGGTGGTGCTCGGTGACGTGAGGAGCGGCCGCACCACGTATGGCCACCGCTTCCTGTCGCCCGGGGCCATCGAGCTCTCCAAGCCCTCGGATTACGAGGCGGCCCTGGAGAGGGCGAACGTGGTGCCGGACATCGCCAGGCGGCGTGCCCAGCTCGTGGAGAAGGTGCGCGCGGCGGCACAGCAGGCGGGCGGCAAGCTCATGGAGGACGAGTCCCTGGTGGATCAGGTGACCAACCTCGTGGAGCTGCCCAGCCCCGTGGTGGGCTCCTTCGAGGAGCGGCACCTGGAGCTGCCTCCCGAGGTGCTGGTGCAGGAGATGAAGAGCCACCAGCGCTACTTCTCCGTGGTGGACGGCAACGGCAAGCTGCTGCCGCGCTTCATCGCCGTGTCCAACACGCCGGTGCGCGACGTGAACCTCTCCCTGCGCGGCTACCAGCGCGTGCTGCGTGCGCGCCTGGCGGATGGGCGCTTCTTCTTCGACGAGGATCGCAAGACGCCGCTCGCGGCCCGCACGGAGAAGCTGGCGCGCGTGGTGTGGCAGGGGCAGCTCGGCAGCTACGCCGAGAAGGTGGAGCGCTTCCGCTCGCTGGCCGTGAAGCTGGCCGGGTGGACGGGCCACGGCGGCCTCCAGTCCACCATCGAGCGCGCCTCCACCCTGGCCAAGGCGGACCTCGTCACCGGCATGGTGGGCGAGTTCCCCGAGCTCCAGGGTGTCATGGGCCGCGAGTACGCCCGCGCCAGCGGCGAGCCGGAGGCGGTGGCCCTGGCCATCTTCGAGCACTACCTGCCTCGCTCCGCCGAGGACTCGCTGCCCACGCAGGACGCCGGAGCCCTCATCGGCCTGGCGGACCGCCTGGACACGCTGTGCGGCATCTTCGCCATCGGCAAGGGCCCCAGCGGCGCGGCGGATCCGTTCGCCCTGCGGCGCGCGTGTCTGTCCGTCATCCGCATCGTCCTGGGCCGCGGCTACCGCTTCTCCCTCTCCCAGGCGGTGGACGCGGCGCTGGAGCAGCTCGGGCCGAAGATCGCCAACGTCAAGCGCAAGGCCGGTGAGCCCGCGCCTCGCGAGCAGGTGCTCGAGTTCTTCCGCGGCCGCCTCAAGGCGCTCTGGACGGAGCAGTACCGCACGGACGTGGTGGAGGCGGTGCTGTCCGCGGGCTACGACGATCTCGTGGCCGCGCACAAGCGGTTGCAGGCGCTCGCCAGCATCGTGGGCCAGGCGGACTTCGCGCCCCTCGCGGCGGCCTTCAAGCGCGTGGTCAACATCGTCGAGAAGCAGGGCAAGGACGTGTCTCGTGGCGGGGTCGACTCACAGCGCCTCACCGATGACGCCGAACGCCAGCTCCACTCGGCCTATGTCCAGGCACGCAACCGCGTGGCCGACCAGGTCAAGGCCGATGACTTCTCCGGCGCCCTCAAGGAGATCACCGGCCTCAAGCCCACCGTGGACACCTTCTTCGACAAGGTCATGGTGATGGCCGAGGACCGGGAACTGCGCGAGAACCGCATCCGGCTGCTCACGGAGATCGGCACGCTGTTCAACCAGGTGGCCGACTTCTCGAAGATCCAGTCGGAGGCTTGA
- the glyQ gene encoding glycine--tRNA ligase subunit alpha: MYFQDLILTLQNHWAKQGCIISQPYDLEVGAGTMHPSTFLRALGPEPWNVAYVQPSRRPADGRFGENPNRLFQHHQFQVILKPAPKNVQQLYLDSIRAFGIDPLEHDIRFVEDDWESPTLGAWGLGWEVWCDGMEITQFTYFQQCGGFECRPVAAELTYGLERIAMYLQNVENIYDIEWVKGVKYREVFHANEVEMSRYAFQESDPQMLFSLFDAYEKECKRLIEREVPLPAYDYALKCSHTFNLLDARGAISVTERANFIKRVRDNARLCAEGYLKMRERLGFPLLKTPWSVGEQPPVLEGKPASDYWKTVTLNKPAEAEVARGK, from the coding sequence ATGTACTTCCAGGATCTGATTCTCACCCTCCAGAACCACTGGGCGAAGCAGGGATGCATCATCTCCCAGCCCTATGATCTCGAGGTGGGCGCGGGCACCATGCACCCGTCCACCTTCCTCCGTGCCCTGGGCCCCGAGCCCTGGAACGTGGCCTACGTGCAGCCCTCGCGGCGCCCCGCCGACGGCCGCTTCGGCGAGAACCCCAACCGCCTGTTCCAGCACCACCAGTTCCAGGTCATCCTCAAGCCCGCGCCCAAGAACGTCCAGCAGCTCTACCTGGACTCCATCCGCGCGTTCGGAATCGATCCGCTCGAGCACGACATCCGCTTCGTCGAGGACGACTGGGAGTCGCCCACCCTGGGCGCCTGGGGCCTCGGCTGGGAGGTGTGGTGCGACGGGATGGAGATCACCCAGTTCACCTACTTCCAGCAGTGCGGCGGTTTCGAGTGCCGGCCCGTCGCGGCGGAGCTGACGTACGGCCTCGAGCGCATCGCCATGTACCTGCAGAACGTGGAGAACATCTACGACATCGAGTGGGTCAAGGGCGTCAAGTACCGCGAGGTCTTCCACGCCAACGAAGTGGAGATGAGCCGGTACGCCTTCCAGGAGTCGGACCCGCAGATGCTGTTCAGCCTGTTCGACGCCTACGAGAAGGAGTGCAAGCGTCTCATCGAGCGCGAGGTGCCGCTGCCCGCGTATGACTACGCGCTCAAGTGCTCGCACACCTTCAACCTGCTGGACGCGCGCGGCGCCATCTCGGTGACGGAGCGCGCCAACTTCATCAAGCGCGTGCGCGACAACGCGCGCCTGTGCGCCGAGGGCTACCTGAAGATGCGCGAGAGGCTGGGCTTCCCGCTGCTCAAGACGCCCTGGTCGGTGGGCGAGCAGCCTCCGGTGCTCGAGGGCAAGCCGGCCAGCGACTACTGGAAGACCGTGACGCTCAACAAGCCCGCCGAGGCGGAGGTGGCCCGTGGCAAGTGA
- a CDS encoding carbohydrate kinase family protein, which produces MDLDVVCVGESLVDFLPAESGRRVREVTAWRPSIGGSLANVSVGVARLGGRSAYVGVVGEDEFGHFLRERLAAEGVDVSHVRQTAEARTGLVFISLDARGERSFTYFRTRSAELLLGERDMDPAFLARARVVHFGTNSLALPEARSAILRAVDTARAAGRIVSCDPNIRIHAWEDPEVLRGILEHLLPRCSVVKLSEEEVAFATGQSAPEDALRYLAGRGVTLPVVTLGEAGAVFLWRGEVIRVPSPRARVVDTTGAGDGFTSAFLRGLSRRYADAARLAEASREDLESLATFGCAVGSRVVEHLGAVAGLPLRDDVAHVLPRWLLDTAS; this is translated from the coding sequence ATGGACCTGGATGTGGTGTGCGTGGGGGAGAGCCTCGTGGACTTCCTCCCGGCGGAGTCCGGCCGGCGGGTGCGCGAGGTGACGGCGTGGCGCCCCTCCATCGGAGGCTCCCTGGCCAATGTCTCCGTGGGCGTGGCGAGGCTGGGGGGCCGCTCGGCCTACGTGGGCGTGGTGGGCGAGGACGAGTTCGGCCACTTCCTGCGCGAGCGCCTCGCCGCCGAGGGCGTGGACGTCAGCCACGTGCGCCAGACGGCCGAGGCGAGGACGGGGCTCGTCTTCATCTCGCTCGATGCGCGGGGCGAGCGCAGCTTCACCTATTTCCGCACGCGCTCGGCCGAGCTCCTGCTGGGCGAGCGCGACATGGACCCGGCCTTCCTCGCTCGCGCGCGGGTGGTGCACTTCGGGACGAACTCGCTCGCGCTGCCCGAGGCCCGCTCGGCGATCCTCCGCGCCGTGGACACCGCGCGGGCAGCGGGGCGGATCGTGAGCTGCGATCCCAACATCCGCATCCACGCGTGGGAGGACCCGGAGGTGCTGCGGGGGATCCTCGAGCACCTGTTGCCGCGGTGTTCCGTGGTGAAGCTGTCCGAGGAGGAGGTGGCCTTCGCCACCGGCCAGTCGGCTCCCGAGGACGCGCTGCGGTACCTGGCGGGGCGGGGCGTGACGCTGCCCGTGGTGACGCTGGGCGAGGCGGGCGCCGTCTTCCTCTGGCGCGGAGAGGTGATCCGCGTGCCTTCGCCTCGGGCCCGGGTGGTGGACACCACGGGGGCGGGGGATGGCTTCACGTCTGCCTTCCTCCGAGGCCTCTCCCGGAGGTACGCGGATGCCGCGCGGCTGGCGGAGGCCTCGCGCGAGGACCTGGAGTCCCTGGCCACGTTCGGCTGCGCCGTGGGCTCCCGGGTGGTGGAGCACCTCGGCGCCGTGGCGGGCCTGCCCCTCCGGGACGACGTGGCCCATGTGTTGCCCCGATGGCTCCTGGATACGGCCTCTTGA
- the recO gene encoding DNA repair protein RecO, translating into MERFVDEALVLSTVDYGEADRLVTLLTREHGKLTAFAAGARKSKRRFAGALEPYMRLRVQLVETRGSTVRLDSADIVAGYYMARSDLPLIARALYAVELCRELTRDHEPHPELFELLEDYLQKLDAKEAGPTSLLAFELSALAQAGLMPRFDSCALCGGQPGERPRFDQAHGGAVCEPCSGRAREAVAVPVELLSGLRALQEGQRTPLPPELRARARGVLNVFIAHHLGRRLKSVDFMAQVGLD; encoded by the coding sequence ATGGAGCGTTTCGTCGATGAGGCGCTGGTCCTCTCCACGGTGGACTACGGGGAAGCCGACCGGCTGGTCACGCTCCTCACGCGCGAACACGGCAAGCTGACGGCCTTCGCGGCCGGAGCCCGCAAGAGCAAGCGGCGCTTCGCGGGCGCGCTGGAGCCCTACATGCGGCTGCGCGTGCAACTGGTGGAGACTCGCGGCTCCACGGTGCGCCTGGACTCCGCCGACATCGTGGCCGGCTACTACATGGCGCGCTCGGATCTGCCCCTCATCGCCCGGGCCCTCTACGCGGTGGAGCTGTGCCGCGAGCTGACGCGCGATCATGAGCCGCACCCGGAGCTCTTCGAGCTGCTGGAGGACTACCTCCAGAAGCTGGACGCGAAGGAGGCCGGGCCCACCTCACTGCTGGCCTTCGAGCTGTCGGCCCTGGCCCAGGCCGGGTTGATGCCGCGCTTCGACTCGTGCGCGCTGTGTGGCGGCCAGCCGGGCGAGCGTCCGCGCTTCGATCAGGCCCACGGCGGCGCGGTGTGCGAGCCCTGCTCGGGCCGGGCCCGCGAAGCGGTGGCCGTGCCCGTCGAGCTGCTGTCCGGGCTCCGGGCGCTGCAGGAGGGCCAGCGCACCCCGCTTCCTCCGGAGCTCCGGGCCCGGGCGCGTGGGGTGCTCAACGTCTTCATCGCCCATCACCTCGGCCGCCGCCTCAAGAGCGTGGATTTCATGGCCCAGGTGGGGCTGGACTGA
- a CDS encoding helix-turn-helix domain-containing protein, with the protein MDHVEFGKYLSQQRELRGLSRDEVSRVTKISPSLIAALEEGQVERLPSRVFVVNYIRAYATVIGLAPEEAVLRFEEVDKATPEPSPVVLERERRRRAWLVLGVVLLVALGVGAYVALVMSGKVPNPLPR; encoded by the coding sequence GTGGACCACGTCGAATTCGGCAAGTACCTGTCCCAGCAGCGCGAGTTGCGCGGCCTGTCCCGCGACGAGGTGTCGCGCGTGACGAAGATTTCACCGAGCCTCATCGCCGCCCTGGAGGAGGGGCAGGTGGAGCGCCTGCCCTCGCGCGTCTTCGTCGTCAACTACATCCGCGCCTACGCCACGGTCATCGGACTGGCGCCCGAGGAGGCCGTGCTCCGCTTCGAGGAGGTGGACAAGGCCACGCCAGAGCCGAGCCCGGTGGTGCTGGAGCGGGAGCGGCGGCGGCGGGCGTGGCTGGTGCTCGGGGTGGTGTTGCTGGTGGCGCTCGGCGTGGGGGCATACGTGGCCCTGGTGATGAGCGGGAAGGTTCCCAACCCCCTCCCGCGTTGA
- the tgl gene encoding social motility TPR repeat lipoprotein Tgl has product MLRLHPAWLLALVLMGCKHVPSEKERQGAEIHYELGLQAQQAGHVQEAYKEMQKSLELDPDYPEAHNAIAILLHMAFNRPEQAISHYKKALELRPNFSEVKTNLANVYLSQSRYDEAIKLYEEALNDMLYPTPFIAQGNMGWALYKKGELERGVQSIKAAVTTNPGFCLGYKNLGIIHDETGDVSEACRYFGRYREACPDVADAYLREGACQVKQGKMEEARQSFTACEAKARSQELKDDCRRLLEAL; this is encoded by the coding sequence ATGCTTCGCCTCCACCCCGCCTGGCTCCTCGCTCTCGTCCTGATGGGCTGCAAGCACGTCCCCTCCGAGAAGGAGCGCCAAGGCGCCGAGATTCATTACGAGCTCGGCCTGCAGGCCCAGCAGGCGGGCCACGTGCAGGAGGCCTACAAGGAGATGCAGAAGTCGCTGGAGCTGGATCCGGACTACCCGGAGGCGCACAACGCGATCGCCATCCTCCTGCACATGGCCTTCAACCGGCCGGAGCAGGCCATTTCGCACTACAAGAAGGCCCTGGAGCTGCGCCCGAACTTCTCCGAGGTCAAGACGAACCTGGCCAACGTCTACCTGTCCCAGTCGCGTTACGACGAGGCCATCAAGCTGTACGAGGAGGCCCTCAACGACATGCTGTACCCCACGCCCTTCATCGCCCAGGGCAACATGGGGTGGGCGCTCTACAAGAAGGGGGAACTGGAGCGTGGAGTTCAAAGCATCAAGGCCGCGGTGACGACCAACCCCGGCTTCTGCCTGGGCTACAAGAACCTGGGAATCATCCATGACGAGACGGGCGATGTTTCCGAGGCGTGCCGGTACTTTGGCCGTTATCGTGAGGCCTGCCCGGACGTGGCGGATGCCTACTTGCGGGAGGGCGCCTGTCAGGTGAAGCAAGGGAAGATGGAGGAGGCGCGGCAGAGCTTCACCGCCTGCGAGGCCAAGGCGAGGAGCCAGGAGCTCAAGGACGACTGCCGCAGGCTGCTCGAGGCCTTGTAA